The Polaribacter tangerinus genome has a segment encoding these proteins:
- a CDS encoding helix-turn-helix domain-containing protein, whose translation MIKNVGESSFEEINLEKGFYVLHFQNESEEAITFERKIDSSFIQMHFCLRGNSKFLFNDGNYTFDVLDNRSILLYNPQRTLPINLEIQSKTTLVSLLISIEKFHSLFSKESGYIPFLSDENSHRKFYDDTEIKPTVAIVLQQIINSNTNSSIRELYVKGKIYELLSLHFQKDESTTGEYCPFLVDEQNVLKIRKAKDIIISRMAEPPSLQELANEIGLNLKKLKEGFKQIYGDTVYSFLFDYKMEQARKLLESNQYNVNEVGVQVGYSTASHFIAAFKKKFGTTPKKYVMSLNR comes from the coding sequence ATGATAAAAAATGTCGGAGAAAGTTCTTTCGAGGAAATAAACCTAGAAAAAGGTTTTTATGTACTTCATTTTCAGAACGAAAGCGAAGAGGCCATAACTTTTGAAAGAAAAATAGATAGTTCATTTATTCAAATGCACTTTTGTTTGCGAGGAAACTCAAAATTTCTATTTAATGATGGAAATTATACTTTTGATGTTTTAGACAACAGGTCTATACTTTTGTACAACCCGCAAAGAACATTGCCTATAAACTTAGAAATACAATCTAAAACTACGTTAGTTTCTTTGTTAATTTCAATTGAAAAATTTCACTCACTATTTTCTAAAGAATCGGGATATATTCCTTTTTTAAGTGATGAAAATAGCCATCGAAAATTTTATGATGATACAGAAATAAAACCAACGGTTGCCATTGTTTTACAACAAATTATTAATTCGAATACCAATAGTTCTATTCGAGAATTATATGTAAAAGGTAAAATATACGAATTGCTTAGTTTGCATTTTCAGAAAGATGAAAGCACTACAGGCGAGTATTGTCCTTTTTTAGTTGATGAACAAAACGTATTAAAAATAAGAAAAGCAAAAGATATTATAATTTCTAGAATGGCAGAACCACCAAGTCTACAAGAATTAGCAAACGAAATAGGCTTAAATTTAAAAAAATTAAAAGAAGGATTTAAACAAATTTATGGCGATACAGTTTATAGTTTTCTTTTTGATTACAAGATGGAACAAGCTAGAAAACTTTTAGAAAGCAACCAATACAATGTAAATGAAGTTGGGGTTCAGGTAGGATACAGCACAGCCAGTCATTTTATTGCTGCTTTTAAAAAGAAATTTGGTACAACACCAAAAAAATATGTAATGAGCTTAAATAGGTAA